The following are encoded together in the Nocardia sp. XZ_19_385 genome:
- a CDS encoding TetR/AcrR family transcriptional regulator produces the protein MPSKASGQRRRPAQERARATREHILDTAATLFGERGIANTSTNRIAAEAGVSIGTVYRYFSDRAVIVEELLRRLLETIEQRFTQQIFGLSDRSTLEMVTGILEVLSEELAAQARLVRALVEGVQFYSSGIPEFEPRLRLLVKVMVIQILGPGDDHEYDVMTFVLINTCFAAVVRSAALEVDAQARQEAIQMTARMIAAWTDNERDRAA, from the coding sequence ATGCCGTCGAAAGCGTCAGGTCAGCGGCGGCGGCCGGCCCAGGAACGCGCCAGGGCAACCCGGGAGCACATCCTGGACACGGCCGCCACGCTTTTCGGCGAGCGCGGCATCGCGAACACCTCGACCAACCGCATCGCGGCCGAGGCCGGGGTGAGTATCGGCACCGTCTATCGGTACTTCTCCGACCGCGCCGTGATCGTCGAGGAGCTGCTGCGGCGCTTGCTGGAAACCATCGAACAACGCTTCACCCAGCAGATATTCGGCCTGTCGGACCGGTCCACGCTGGAGATGGTCACCGGCATCCTCGAGGTTCTCTCCGAGGAACTGGCAGCCCAGGCCCGGCTGGTGCGCGCACTCGTGGAGGGCGTGCAGTTCTACAGCAGCGGCATCCCCGAATTCGAGCCGCGGCTGCGGCTGCTGGTCAAGGTGATGGTGATCCAGATCCTCGGTCCCGGCGACGATCACGAGTACGACGTGATGACTTTTGTGCTGATCAATACATGTTTCGCGGCGGTGGTCCGGTCCGCGGCGCTGGAGGTCGACGCCCAAGCGCGCCAAGAGGCGATTCAGATGACCGCGCGCATGATCGCGGCCTGGACCGACAACGAACGCGACCGCGCGGCCTGA
- a CDS encoding CdaR family transcriptional regulator, with the protein MTVDTSPNPGRTRPGTSLAEPLRNVRALSREMVTHFLETVVSCRTLPGESLDGDVTTVTRMCLELAVSMLDGTDAPEKIRRLEHAAAQWAREGVPIDTVHRAMHEGFRLGLDLVVMSAATGYTHEDDQLVLRRGDYDDLVGGARIVVDILDTMTSAVSKAYVRELRSVVREHHHGVHTMTSALLAGHPTSTMARESGIEIADRYHVLALAIPPHPEEANPAVDRNVVARRKLRRVQAALASAGDTVLSLLSVDGGTLLIPTTAETVDLDRLVAMLSQAGQVPITAAVVSVAAADIPGAADQAHQLLDMVHRLRLERGLYRFDDLALEYQLTRPGPGREQLCTLLDPLDSHPELLGTLHLHISNNLNRQRTAHALHVHTNTVDYRLKRIAAITGFDPSQASGLWYLRSALVARSYRDQPEAAKSVVPQR; encoded by the coding sequence ATGACCGTGGATACGTCACCCAACCCGGGCCGGACCCGCCCCGGAACATCGCTGGCCGAGCCACTGCGGAACGTGCGCGCGCTCTCGCGGGAGATGGTCACGCATTTCCTGGAGACGGTGGTCTCGTGCCGCACCCTGCCCGGGGAATCGCTCGACGGCGACGTCACCACCGTCACCCGCATGTGCCTGGAACTGGCGGTCAGCATGCTCGACGGCACCGACGCCCCGGAGAAGATCCGCCGGCTCGAACACGCCGCGGCGCAGTGGGCACGCGAGGGCGTGCCGATCGACACCGTGCACCGGGCCATGCACGAGGGGTTCCGGCTCGGACTCGACCTCGTCGTCATGAGCGCGGCCACCGGGTACACCCACGAGGACGATCAGCTGGTGCTGCGCCGCGGCGACTACGACGATCTCGTCGGCGGCGCGCGCATCGTCGTCGACATCCTCGACACCATGACCAGCGCGGTCTCCAAAGCCTATGTGCGGGAACTGCGTTCGGTGGTCCGTGAACACCACCACGGCGTGCACACCATGACCTCCGCGCTCCTGGCCGGGCACCCCACCTCCACGATGGCCCGGGAATCCGGTATCGAGATCGCCGACCGGTACCACGTCCTGGCCTTGGCCATACCCCCGCACCCGGAGGAGGCCAATCCCGCGGTGGACCGCAATGTCGTCGCGCGCCGCAAACTGCGGCGCGTACAGGCCGCGCTCGCCAGCGCGGGTGACACCGTGTTGTCGCTGCTCAGCGTGGACGGCGGGACCCTGCTCATTCCCACGACCGCCGAAACCGTCGACCTCGACCGCCTCGTCGCCATGCTGTCCCAGGCCGGGCAGGTGCCGATCACCGCGGCCGTGGTCTCGGTGGCCGCTGCGGATATACCCGGCGCTGCCGACCAGGCCCATCAGCTGCTCGACATGGTGCACCGGCTGCGGCTCGAACGCGGCCTGTACCGATTCGACGATCTCGCCCTCGAATACCAGCTGACCCGGCCCGGCCCGGGTCGCGAACAACTGTGCACCCTGCTCGACCCGCTCGACTCACACCCCGAACTGCTCGGCACCCTGCACCTGCACATCAGCAACAACCTCAACCGCCAGCGCACGGCGCACGCGCTGCACGTGCACACCAACACCGTCGACTACCGGCTCAAGCGCATCGCCGCGATCACCGGCTTCGATCCGAGCCAGGCCAGTGGGCTGTGGTACCTCCGGTCGGCGCTCGTCGCACGGAGTTACCGAGACCAGCCCGAAGCCGCGAAATCGGTCGTCCCGCAACGCTAG
- a CDS encoding alpha/beta fold hydrolase has product MTNSDRRVSPTPPAHYRAGSGEPLVLLHGATSTWRCWESVLPALVDRYDVFAPNLPGHAGQPGVRPLTIDGMVAAVEAAMDDAGFGTAHIVGNSLGGWGAMELARRGRARSVVALAPAGGWAPAEIRVPALFHSMRRSLQLGLPALPTLMRVPVLRRNLLRLVCEHGDRLTTEQALVACYDALTCTLIDDLPRPIVAQTEPYGDLGIPVLISWGTSDRLLTMPRYSDPWRKLVPTATWHTNRGVGHVPMFDDPDLVANTIIDWVTRASAQRKAS; this is encoded by the coding sequence ATGACGAACTCGGACCGGCGTGTATCGCCGACACCACCCGCGCACTACCGTGCGGGTTCCGGTGAGCCGCTCGTGCTGCTGCATGGCGCCACCAGTACGTGGCGCTGCTGGGAATCGGTGCTGCCCGCCCTCGTCGACCGATACGACGTATTCGCCCCGAACCTGCCCGGCCACGCGGGCCAGCCCGGCGTCCGGCCGCTCACCATCGATGGCATGGTCGCAGCGGTCGAGGCCGCCATGGACGATGCTGGATTCGGCACCGCCCATATCGTCGGCAACTCGCTCGGCGGCTGGGGCGCAATGGAATTGGCCCGGCGCGGGCGCGCCCGCAGCGTTGTGGCGCTAGCCCCGGCCGGAGGCTGGGCGCCTGCCGAAATCCGTGTCCCCGCGCTCTTCCACTCGATGCGCCGGAGCTTGCAACTAGGCCTTCCCGCGCTGCCGACCCTGATGCGCGTGCCCGTGCTGCGTCGCAATCTGCTGCGCTTGGTCTGCGAGCACGGTGACCGGCTGACCACCGAGCAGGCCCTCGTCGCCTGCTACGACGCACTCACCTGCACCTTGATCGACGACCTACCCCGCCCGATCGTCGCGCAGACCGAGCCCTACGGCGACCTAGGCATCCCCGTCCTCATCTCCTGGGGGACGAGCGACCGGCTCCTGACCATGCCGCGCTACTCCGACCCGTGGCGCAAGCTGGTGCCGACCGCCACCTGGCACACCAATCGCGGCGTCGGCCACGTCCCGATGTTCGACGACCCGGACCTGGTCGCCAACACCATCATCGACTGGGTGACGCGCGCTTCGGCCCAGCGAAAGGCCAGCTGA
- a CDS encoding TetR family transcriptional regulator, with protein MTSQTPSVRLAARELVRERILEAATELAGTAEWKSIRMTDIADRAGVSRRTVFNEFESKSGVLEAMAWRHTGRYLEGAAALLTEHSDDPVAAITAVAEFLLSAVAADPLAQSALNAPPDEPGELLALATTRSAPYIDAVTQFYIAFAEQHWATLIRPGVDLPFFAESLVRLTFSHMIRPSAAPPDTARSLGRLAAALLLQPR; from the coding sequence GTGACGAGTCAAACTCCCTCCGTCCGTCTCGCTGCGCGGGAGCTGGTTCGCGAGCGCATCCTCGAGGCGGCCACCGAACTGGCAGGCACGGCCGAGTGGAAAAGCATTCGGATGACCGACATCGCCGACCGCGCCGGCGTGAGCAGGCGGACGGTCTTCAACGAATTCGAGTCCAAGAGCGGTGTCCTGGAGGCGATGGCCTGGCGGCACACGGGCCGCTATCTCGAAGGCGCTGCCGCGCTGTTGACCGAGCACAGCGACGACCCGGTCGCCGCGATTACGGCCGTCGCGGAATTCCTGCTCAGCGCGGTGGCCGCGGACCCGTTGGCGCAGTCCGCGCTGAACGCGCCGCCGGACGAGCCTGGTGAGCTCCTCGCGCTCGCGACGACCCGCTCCGCCCCCTACATCGATGCTGTGACCCAGTTCTATATCGCCTTCGCCGAACAACATTGGGCCACCCTGATTCGCCCGGGCGTCGACCTGCCATTTTTCGCTGAAAGCCTGGTCCGGCTGACCTTCAGCCACATGATCCGGCCTTCGGCCGCACCCCCGGACACCGCGCGATCGCTCGGCCGGTTGGCGGCGGCCCTGCTACTACAACCGCGATAG
- a CDS encoding carboxyl transferase domain-containing protein: MKVVIANRGEVAVRILRTARERGYTTYALCTEEESSALPARLADEVVLLPGTGAAAYLDVAAVVDAAGSAGVGALVHPGYGFLSENADFAAACAAAGLVFVGPDPDALRIFGDKLAARHAALDAGLPVLAATAADAALPAIEALLAEHPQGVMIKAAHGGGGRGQRVVRESGELADAYERCRSEALASFGDGTLYAEALAPDARHIEVQVIGDGTRAVAAGDRDCSVQRRRQKLIEIAPAPNLPAALRDQLHSDAVRIAESVGYRGLATVEFLVSADAAWFLEVNPRLQVEHTVTEETTGLDLVAVQLDLAQGVTLDDLDLADTTPRGFAIQARVNAELVTPGGDMLPSTGTLTHFTAPTGAGVRVDTAAGPGLRIGAHFDSLLAKVITRGHTYPAALQRCSDALAETVIAGVDSNAHLLRAILDALAATGPVSTSWFEQHAEKLIADAAGYVSMPIDAASTRLTASAPVLLDDEQALRSPMGGTLVSIAAPGTVVAAGGEVAVLEAMKMQHVLRAETPLLVRRAFAEAGAVVDPHALLVTWTQADHDETVSEATAIDLDAIRADLAEVLERHRAGQDDARPEAVAKRHRLGRRTARENIADLVDDGSFREYGALAIAAQRQRRNDADLIANTPADGLIAGVATINSGRAVVLSYDYTVLAGTQGMRNHCKTDRMLELAHEQRLPVVFFTEGGGGRPGDTDYTGVSGLEVTTFRAMGALSGRVPLIGIASGRCFAGNAALLGICDVVIATPDANIGMGGPAMIEGGGLGVYAPEDIGPIEVQRRNGVVHVVARDEAHAVEVARRYLSYFQDGVADWTAPDPRLARHVVPENRLRAYDVRAAITAIVDVDSMLELRTDWGVGVVTALVRVEGRPFGLVANNGHHLGGAIDAPAAEKLSAFLRLCDAHGLPIVSLCDTPGFMVGPDAEREATVTKFARLFIDSAALSVPFGTVVLRKGYGLGAQAMAAGSFRSPRFVIAWPTGEIGGMGLEGAVRLGFRKQLEAIEDPAERQRTFEWMVQLAYANSKALNAAAVFELDDVIDPADTRRWITTLS; this comes from the coding sequence GTGAAGGTTGTCATCGCCAATCGAGGTGAAGTCGCGGTCCGGATCCTGCGCACCGCACGGGAGCGTGGTTATACGACCTATGCGCTGTGCACCGAGGAGGAGAGCTCGGCGCTGCCCGCCCGGCTCGCCGACGAGGTGGTGCTGTTGCCGGGGACGGGTGCCGCGGCATACCTGGATGTGGCAGCCGTGGTCGACGCGGCGGGATCGGCCGGGGTAGGAGCGCTCGTACACCCGGGGTACGGATTCCTCAGCGAGAACGCCGATTTCGCCGCGGCTTGCGCGGCGGCGGGGCTGGTCTTCGTCGGTCCGGATCCGGACGCGCTGCGGATCTTCGGCGACAAACTCGCGGCCCGGCACGCGGCCCTCGACGCGGGACTGCCGGTCTTGGCGGCAACCGCCGCCGACGCGGCACTGCCCGCGATCGAAGCGTTGCTGGCCGAGCACCCGCAGGGCGTGATGATCAAGGCGGCGCACGGTGGCGGCGGACGTGGCCAGCGGGTCGTCCGGGAATCCGGTGAATTGGCGGACGCGTATGAGCGTTGCCGATCGGAGGCGCTCGCGAGTTTCGGCGACGGCACCCTCTACGCGGAGGCGCTCGCACCGGACGCCCGGCACATCGAGGTTCAGGTGATCGGGGACGGCACGCGCGCGGTCGCGGCCGGTGATCGGGATTGCAGTGTGCAGCGCCGCCGGCAGAAGCTGATCGAGATCGCTCCGGCGCCTAATCTGCCTGCCGCACTGCGGGATCAGCTGCATAGTGATGCTGTCCGAATCGCGGAGTCGGTCGGCTATCGCGGACTCGCCACCGTCGAATTCCTCGTCAGCGCTGACGCGGCATGGTTCCTGGAGGTCAATCCCCGTTTGCAGGTCGAGCACACGGTGACCGAGGAGACCACGGGGCTGGATCTGGTTGCCGTGCAATTGGATCTCGCACAGGGTGTCACGCTGGACGACCTCGATCTCGCGGACACGACACCACGCGGTTTCGCGATCCAGGCCCGGGTGAACGCCGAACTCGTCACGCCCGGCGGTGACATGCTGCCGAGCACCGGGACGCTCACCCATTTCACGGCACCGACCGGCGCGGGTGTTCGAGTCGATACCGCTGCGGGTCCGGGTCTTCGAATCGGCGCTCACTTCGATTCGCTGCTGGCGAAGGTGATCACCCGAGGGCACACGTATCCGGCTGCGCTGCAACGCTGCTCGGATGCGCTGGCTGAAACCGTGATCGCCGGGGTGGACAGCAACGCGCATCTGCTCCGAGCGATCCTGGACGCACTTGCCGCGACCGGCCCGGTATCTACCTCGTGGTTCGAGCAGCATGCGGAGAAGTTGATCGCGGACGCCGCGGGTTATGTATCGATGCCGATTGACGCGGCTTCCACACGTCTAACCGCTTCGGCACCAGTACTTCTTGACGACGAACAGGCGCTCCGCTCCCCCATGGGCGGCACCCTCGTCAGCATCGCCGCCCCGGGAACCGTCGTCGCCGCCGGTGGCGAGGTCGCGGTGCTCGAAGCGATGAAAATGCAGCACGTGCTGCGCGCCGAGACGCCGCTGCTGGTGCGGCGCGCCTTCGCCGAGGCCGGAGCGGTCGTCGACCCGCACGCGCTGCTGGTCACCTGGACCCAAGCCGACCACGACGAAACCGTCTCCGAGGCAACCGCAATCGACCTCGACGCGATTCGCGCCGACCTCGCCGAGGTGCTCGAACGCCACCGTGCCGGACAGGACGACGCACGCCCGGAGGCGGTCGCCAAACGTCATCGGCTGGGCCGGCGCACAGCCCGGGAGAACATCGCCGACCTGGTCGACGACGGCAGTTTTCGCGAGTACGGCGCACTCGCGATCGCCGCGCAACGGCAGCGCCGCAACGATGCGGACCTCATCGCGAACACACCCGCCGACGGCTTGATCGCCGGTGTCGCGACGATCAACTCCGGGCGTGCGGTGGTGCTGTCCTACGACTACACCGTGCTCGCCGGTACCCAGGGGATGCGCAACCACTGCAAGACCGACCGGATGCTGGAGCTGGCGCACGAGCAGCGGCTGCCGGTCGTGTTCTTCACCGAAGGTGGCGGCGGGCGGCCCGGAGATACCGACTACACCGGCGTGTCCGGTCTCGAGGTGACGACCTTCCGCGCGATGGGCGCGCTGTCGGGGCGGGTGCCGTTGATCGGCATCGCCTCCGGTCGCTGTTTCGCCGGGAATGCCGCACTGCTGGGCATCTGCGATGTCGTGATCGCCACCCCCGACGCCAATATCGGCATGGGCGGACCGGCGATGATCGAGGGCGGCGGGCTCGGCGTATACGCGCCCGAGGACATCGGTCCCATCGAGGTGCAGCGGCGCAACGGCGTGGTGCACGTGGTCGCCCGCGACGAGGCGCACGCCGTCGAGGTCGCCCGGCGCTATCTGTCCTACTTCCAGGACGGCGTCGCCGACTGGACCGCGCCGGACCCGCGGCTGGCCCGGCATGTGGTGCCGGAGAACCGGTTACGCGCCTACGACGTGCGGGCCGCGATCACAGCCATCGTCGATGTGGACTCGATGCTGGAACTGCGGACGGACTGGGGAGTCGGCGTCGTCACCGCGCTCGTCCGGGTCGAGGGACGCCCCTTCGGACTCGTCGCGAACAACGGGCACCACCTCGGCGGGGCGATCGACGCACCGGCGGCGGAGAAGCTCAGCGCATTCCTGCGCCTGTGTGACGCGCACGGCCTGCCGATCGTCTCCCTGTGTGACACACCAGGTTTCATGGTCGGACCGGATGCCGAGCGGGAGGCGACGGTCACCAAGTTCGCCCGGCTGTTCATCGACAGCGCCGCTTTGTCGGTGCCCTTCGGCACCGTCGTCCTGCGCAAGGGCTACGGCTTGGGCGCGCAGGCGATGGCGGCGGGTTCCTTCCGCAGTCCGCGCTTCGTAATCGCCTGGCCGACCGGCGAAATCGGCGGCATGGGCTTGGAAGGCGCGGTGCGCCTGGGCTTCCGCAAACAGCTCGAAGCGATCGAGGACCCCGCCGAACGCCAGCGCACTTTCGAGTGGATGGTGCAGCTCGCCTACGCCAACAGCAAAGCGCTCAACGCCGCGGCCGTCTTCGAACTCGACGACGTCATCGATCCGGCCGATACCCGGCGCTGGATCACGACGCTGTCTTGA
- a CDS encoding alkaline phosphatase family protein, with product MPYTLADVMPSVAASFGLGGPNPLGLEPNRDVVVLLIDGLGAELLARHTDVAPTLAAHVTHTLTAGFPATTATSLASLALGAPCATHGIIGYSFALPDTGNLRLLNSLTWRLDAATGDDARERFPPESVQPRASRLQDLAANGIDVHYVIPAFQRDSGLTRAVFRAAGTLHPAKTLDEVRAGILSVTDHSGTGSRFAYAYFPDLDATGHLFGPESDQWLTVLGQVDAFVAGLLTDLPPTCTLLITGDHGMIHADNVIDLDAQSRLHREVQLIAGEPRVRHVYLERPAALPDVIAAWTAELSTHARVVSREEALDEHWFGPTLPEPVIANRIGDLLAVAKDRTVLVCPAREPLESNLIGHHGAWTSDEQLVPLISSIKTAS from the coding sequence ATGCCGTACACACTCGCCGATGTCATGCCGTCCGTCGCCGCGTCCTTCGGTCTGGGCGGGCCCAATCCACTCGGTCTCGAACCGAACCGTGATGTCGTGGTGCTGCTGATCGATGGGCTGGGCGCCGAGCTGCTCGCACGGCACACCGATGTCGCCCCCACTTTGGCCGCGCACGTCACCCACACGCTGACCGCCGGATTTCCGGCCACCACCGCGACCAGCCTCGCCAGTCTCGCCCTGGGCGCGCCCTGCGCTACGCACGGCATCATCGGGTACTCCTTCGCCCTGCCCGACACCGGCAACCTGCGGTTGCTGAACTCGCTGACCTGGCGGCTGGACGCCGCGACGGGAGACGATGCGCGCGAACGGTTTCCGCCGGAAAGTGTGCAGCCGCGCGCCAGCCGACTACAGGATCTCGCCGCGAACGGGATAGACGTGCACTACGTGATTCCGGCGTTCCAGCGCGACTCGGGCCTGACCAGAGCCGTGTTCCGCGCGGCGGGCACCTTGCACCCCGCCAAGACCCTCGATGAGGTGCGAGCCGGAATCCTTTCTGTCACCGACCATTCCGGCACCGGATCGCGATTCGCCTACGCCTATTTCCCGGATCTCGATGCGACCGGCCACCTGTTCGGGCCCGAATCGGACCAGTGGCTGACGGTCCTGGGCCAGGTCGACGCCTTCGTCGCCGGTCTACTGACCGACCTACCGCCGACGTGCACGCTGCTCATCACCGGCGATCACGGAATGATCCACGCGGACAACGTGATCGACCTCGACGCGCAATCCCGGTTACATCGGGAAGTGCAGCTGATCGCGGGGGAGCCGCGGGTGCGCCACGTCTACCTCGAGCGTCCCGCGGCGCTGCCCGATGTGATAGCGGCATGGACCGCCGAATTGTCCACGCACGCAAGAGTGGTCAGCCGCGAGGAGGCCCTGGACGAGCACTGGTTCGGCCCGACCCTGCCGGAACCCGTCATCGCGAACCGCATCGGTGACCTGCTCGCCGTCGCCAAGGATCGGACCGTGCTCGTCTGCCCGGCCCGGGAACCCCTGGAATCGAACCTGATCGGCCACCACGGCGCCTGGACCTCCGACGAGCAGCTGGTCCCGCTGATCAGCAGCATCAAGACAGCGTCGTGA
- a CDS encoding oxygenase MpaB family protein: MDSFSRRNAFKVGGALGALGTLAAVAPARAEPWTWSPQGSVAGDGTGADPLAVWDAEADPVVAGLIDRGEVPRVNELLRTWTRNGQALPAGLPAELRDFMEYARQLPHWTDRGKLATAVEFNKKRGLYLGVLYGLASGMMSTVIPKEARAVYYSKGGHDLKDRISKTAKLGYDIGTYNAYAPDGEMVVTCVKTRLVHAAVRHLLPQSPHWAYVADEDIPISQNDIMVTWHSLPTTVMKHLTAWRVPIPAHESDAFLHSWQVCAHMLGVRDEYIPATWPEANSQAAQVLDPILAATPEGAKLADRLLRLGTQLDLAILTKPVLGSFTRFLLGDPIADGLAIPREPVWDPLLRFSWGPFIAVREGLLPVVPLAPEAYWLFDEFLRQAALIYLAELRLPISIEIPTMNRDLNLPPR, from the coding sequence ATGGATAGTTTCAGCAGACGCAACGCGTTCAAAGTGGGCGGCGCACTGGGCGCACTCGGCACCCTGGCCGCAGTCGCCCCCGCCCGGGCGGAACCGTGGACGTGGTCCCCGCAGGGCTCGGTCGCCGGCGACGGAACCGGCGCCGATCCCCTGGCGGTGTGGGACGCCGAGGCCGATCCGGTGGTGGCCGGGCTCATCGACCGCGGCGAAGTCCCCCGGGTCAACGAACTCCTGCGCACCTGGACCAGGAACGGCCAGGCCCTGCCCGCGGGTCTGCCGGCCGAATTGCGGGACTTCATGGAATACGCCCGCCAGCTCCCGCACTGGACCGACCGGGGAAAGCTCGCCACCGCAGTCGAATTCAACAAGAAGCGCGGACTGTACCTCGGCGTCCTCTACGGGCTGGCCAGCGGCATGATGAGCACCGTCATTCCCAAGGAAGCCCGCGCGGTCTACTACTCCAAGGGCGGCCACGACCTCAAGGACCGCATCTCCAAAACCGCGAAACTCGGTTACGACATCGGCACCTACAACGCCTACGCCCCCGACGGGGAAATGGTGGTGACCTGCGTCAAGACCCGGCTGGTGCACGCCGCGGTCCGGCACCTGCTGCCGCAATCCCCGCACTGGGCCTACGTCGCCGACGAGGACATCCCGATCAGCCAGAACGACATCATGGTCACCTGGCACAGCCTGCCCACCACCGTGATGAAGCATCTCACCGCGTGGCGAGTCCCGATCCCCGCCCACGAATCCGACGCGTTCCTGCACTCCTGGCAGGTCTGCGCCCACATGCTCGGCGTCCGCGACGAGTACATTCCCGCCACCTGGCCCGAAGCCAATTCCCAAGCGGCCCAGGTGCTCGACCCCATCCTGGCCGCCACTCCCGAAGGCGCGAAACTCGCCGACCGCCTCCTGCGCCTGGGCACCCAGCTCGACCTGGCCATCCTCACCAAACCGGTGCTCGGGTCGTTCACCCGCTTCCTGCTCGGCGACCCCATCGCCGACGGCCTGGCCATCCCGCGCGAACCGGTCTGGGATCCCTTGCTGCGCTTCAGCTGGGGCCCGTTCATCGCGGTCCGCGAGGGTCTGCTCCCGGTGGTCCCGCTGGCCCCGGAGGCCTACTGGCTCTTCGACGAATTCCTCCGCCAAGCCGCCCTGATCTACTTGGCCGAACTCCGCCTGCCCATCAGCATCGAAATCCCCACCATGAACCGGGATCTCAACCTGCCGCCGCGCTGA
- a CDS encoding SRPBCC domain-containing protein, producing MTGVNQRLGEVLRDGERVGVRYERALAHPPAKVWSALTESEHLRHWFPADILGERRAGAEIRFRFWPETVDYADTELAEAGVDLDDPELPGRILTWDPPRIFELLWDDEHLRFEIVADGPGSRLLSTIWFGKPGPHGLPGTAAGYHFCLDALADSLDNQPTALPDPEVVAELERRYAELIGTP from the coding sequence ATGACCGGAGTAAACCAGCGGCTCGGCGAGGTCCTGCGCGACGGCGAGCGCGTAGGCGTCCGCTACGAACGCGCACTCGCACACCCGCCCGCCAAAGTCTGGAGCGCGCTCACCGAATCCGAACACCTGCGGCACTGGTTCCCCGCCGACATCCTCGGCGAGCGCCGGGCCGGCGCGGAGATCCGCTTCCGGTTCTGGCCGGAGACGGTCGATTACGCCGACACCGAACTGGCGGAGGCCGGCGTCGACCTCGACGACCCGGAACTGCCCGGCCGGATCCTCACCTGGGACCCGCCCCGGATCTTCGAATTGCTCTGGGACGACGAACATTTGCGGTTCGAGATCGTCGCCGACGGGCCGGGCTCCCGACTGCTCAGCACAATCTGGTTCGGAAAACCCGGCCCGCACGGGCTCCCAGGAACCGCCGCCGGATACCACTTCTGCCTCGACGCCTTGGCCGACTCGCTCGACAACCAGCCGACCGCGCTGCCCGACCCCGAGGTGGTCGCGGAACTCGAGCGCCGCTACGCGGAGCTCATCGGTACGCCCTGA
- a CDS encoding ArsR/SmtB family transcription factor — protein sequence MARDVFEVLADPTRRRILDLLREGERTVGDLAGALGTAQPNVSKHLKMLDTAALVRVRVDGPRRHYGLALDRLREIDMWLAPFREIWADRLDGLERYLDTLPDDPEE from the coding sequence GTGGCACGTGACGTCTTCGAGGTTCTCGCCGATCCCACCCGGCGGCGGATCCTCGACCTCCTGCGAGAAGGGGAGCGCACCGTCGGTGATCTGGCCGGTGCGCTCGGTACCGCGCAGCCCAATGTGTCGAAGCATCTGAAGATGCTCGATACAGCGGCGCTGGTGCGAGTTCGAGTGGACGGCCCGCGCCGGCACTACGGGCTCGCCCTGGACCGGCTGCGGGAGATCGACATGTGGCTGGCGCCGTTCCGCGAGATCTGGGCCGACCGGCTCGACGGACTCGAGCGCTATCTCGACACCCTGCCCGACGACCCCGAGGAGTGA